One window from the genome of Elaeis guineensis isolate ETL-2024a chromosome 5, EG11, whole genome shotgun sequence encodes:
- the LOC105034915 gene encoding uncharacterized protein has product MAQQNQAIIPVDSASFPLRRKRGRPRKHDGPGYEPHRRNRQCQATATQAIPTQVPSRANPTASSSHGPCGLVGQKVSGMLEGIFDAGYLLTVRVGETGPVFKGLVFDPRLSVPLTVDNDIAPLLPMSRSDEILYPVHHVPTEEPVSPPIHPASKMVTAAVPLRIREPATPFPPVNHLHESSGLPQTARSAAEAEQNVVNHLPQDVHPASQTDLKNILLETVPRTEEVAGHGANRLPQDMHSALQTDVQILCLETAPSTKEVAQKDGIHLPQDVRPALQTDFKNILLETLSRKVANDDLLKSQPAAPQQSVPARMQTGVSSGKVANDDLLKSQPAAPQQSVPACMQTGVSSGPSYVMNNAVPAAIGACSGERTETMAEAAKGCGNSKHIAGSSGNISMTEQSDETLTADESSGGRLNCTGQASQLDQSLTNNETAGDADISHQALIFDESLMANETFGGKMGLVGEAPQLNIQASGKRHLPEELPNEKDQQNLSSSFCS; this is encoded by the coding sequence ATGGCCCAACAGAATCAAGCAATCATCCCTGTTGATTCAGCAAGCTTTCCTTTGAGGCGTAAACGAGGTCGTCCTCGAAAGCATGATGGTCCTGGATATGAACCACATAGGAGAAACCGGCAGTGTCAAGCTACTGCAACTCAAGCAATTCCAACACAGGTCCCATCTCGTGCTAATCCAACTGCCAGTTCTAGTCATGGGCCTTGTGGCCTTGTGGGTCAAAAGGTCTCTGGTATGCTGGAGGGGATTTTCGATGCTGGATATCTTCTCACAGTTCGAGTTGGTGAGACTGGACCTGTCTTCAAGGGTTTGGTGTTTGATCCACGCTTATCTGTTCCTCTCACTGTGGATAATGATATTGCACCACTTCTGCCAATGTCAAGAAGTGATGAAATCTTATATCCAGTGCACCATGTACCAACCGAGGAACCAGTTTCGCCACCAATCCATCCTGCATCGAAAATGGTTACAGCCGCAGTGCCTCTTCGGATAAGGGAACCTGCTACCCCTTTTCCGCCTGTAAACCATTTGCATGAATCCTCAGGGCTTCCTCAAACAGCTCGAAGTGCAGCGGAAGCAGAGCAGAATGTTGTCAACCATCTCCCTCAGGATGTGCACCCTGCTTCACAAACTGACTTGAAAAACATACTTCTGGAGACAGTTCCACGTACAGAGGAAGTAGCAGGGCATGGTGCGAACCGTCTTCCTCAAGATATGCACTCTGCTTTGCAAACTGATGTTCAAATATTATGTCTGGAGACAGCTCCAAGTACAAAGGAAGTAGCACAGAAAGATGGCATCCATCTTCCTCAGGATGTGCGCCCTGCTTTGCAAACCGACTTTAAAAACATACTTCTGGAGACCTTATCCAGAAAAGTGGCAAATGATGACCTGCTAAAATCTCAACCTGCTGCACCTCAACAATCTGTGCCTGCACGTATGCAAACAGGAGTTTCATCAGGCAAAGTGGCAAATGATGACCTGCTAAAATCTCAACCTGCTGCGCCTCAACAATCTGTGCCTGCATGTATGCAAACAGGAGTTTCATCAGGCCCATCTTATGTTATGAATAATGCTGTGCCAGCAGCCATTGGAGCTTGTTCAGGAGAGAGAACTGAAACAATGGCTGAGGCAGCAAAAGGATGTGGAAATTCTAAACATATTGCAGGATCATCGGGTAACATTAGTATGACTGAACAATCTGATGAGACTTTGACAGCTGACGAGTCAAGTGGTGGAAGGCTGAATTGTACTGGCCAGGCATCACAGTTGGATCAGTCCTTGACAAACAATGAGACAGCTGGTGATGCGGACATTAGTCACCAGGCACTGATATTTGATGAGAGTTTGATGGCCAATGAGACGTTTGGTGGGAAGATGGGTTTGGTAGGTGAGGCACCGCAACTTAATATACAAGCATCTGGAAAAAGACACCTGCCTGAAGAATTGCCAAACGAGAAGGACCAACAAAACCTCTCAAGCTCCTTCTGCTCCTGA